From Calothrix sp. PCC 6303, a single genomic window includes:
- a CDS encoding heme oxygenase (biliverdin-producing): MSSNLASKLRIGTKKAHTMAENVGFVKCFLKGVVEKTSYRKLVANFYFVYSAMEEEMDKHKNHPIVGKINFPQLNRKQSLEEDLTYYYGANWRDQIKVSPAGAAYVERIRKISATAPELLISHSYTRYMGDLSGGQILKGIAQNAMNLSDGDGTAFYEFPEISDEKAFKANYRAALDEMPLDEATCDRIVEEANDAFGVNMKMFQELEGNLVKAIGQMLFNTLTRRRTRGSTELATAE, encoded by the coding sequence ATGAGCAGCAATTTAGCATCCAAACTACGCATTGGTACTAAAAAAGCCCACACAATGGCAGAGAATGTGGGTTTTGTCAAGTGCTTTTTAAAAGGTGTTGTCGAGAAAACTTCATATCGGAAATTGGTTGCAAACTTCTATTTTGTGTACTCAGCAATGGAAGAAGAGATGGATAAACACAAAAACCATCCAATTGTTGGCAAAATTAATTTCCCTCAACTTAACCGCAAACAATCTTTGGAAGAAGATTTAACATACTACTATGGTGCTAATTGGCGAGATCAAATCAAGGTTTCTCCAGCGGGTGCAGCTTATGTAGAGAGAATTCGCAAGATTTCTGCTACCGCACCGGAGTTATTAATTTCCCATTCCTATACCCGTTATATGGGAGATTTATCGGGTGGGCAAATTCTCAAAGGGATTGCCCAAAATGCGATGAATTTGTCAGATGGTGATGGGACTGCTTTCTATGAGTTTCCCGAAATCAGCGATGAGAAGGCTTTCAAAGCAAATTATCGCGCAGCACTAGACGAAATGCCCCTAGATGAGGCAACATGCGATCGCATAGTTGAAGAAGCGAATGATGCTTTTGGTGTCAATATGAAGATGTTCCAAGAGTTGGAAGGTAATTTGGTTAAGGCAATTGGACAAATGCTGTTCAATACCCTTACCCGTCGTCGCACTCGTGGTTCAACTGAATTGGCAACTGCTGAGTAG